A segment of the Nitrospira sp. genome:
AGAGCACGGCCAGCCCGTAAAACGGCACCTTATTCACAAATTCGAGGAAGCTGTCGTGGATCCGCTCCATGCTACCGTAATGGTCCAGATGCTCGCGATCGAGATTCGTCACCGCCGCGATCGTCGGCGCCAACCGCAGGAAGGACCCGTCGCTTTCGTCCGCCTCGGCAATGAGCAAATCGCCACGCCCCAGTCGGGCATGACTCCCGAGCGCATTCACTTTTCCGCCAATCACCATGGTGGGGTCCAACCCGCCCTGAGCCAGCACATTGGCCACCATCGACGTGGTGGTCGTTTTGCCGTGCGCGCCGGCAATGGCGACTCCAAACTTCAGACGCATCAACTCCGCCAACATCTCCGCGCGGGGAATAACCGGGATCTGCCGGGCCTTCGCCGCGACGACTTCGGGATTGGTTGCCGCCACCGCGGAGGAAATCACCACCACCTGCGCCTCGCCGATATTGGCTTCGTGGTGCCCGATGGCAATCCGTCCGCCCAACTCTTCCAGCCGTCGCGTGGTTTCGGACTGACTGAGATCCGACCCGCTGACTTTGTAGCCGAGCGTCAATAACACCTCGGCGATGCCGCTCATCCCAGATCCGCCGATTCCCACCAGATGAATATGTTGTGTCTTTCTGAACATCGCTGTCTGCCTTAGCTCCTGTACGCGAAATGGTCTGTGCGCGCCGCTCCTGTTCTGCTGTGGTTGTGATCGCTGCCGTTCCCGCTGTTCATAGGGCACACGCGCTTCCGCTGGCCTCATGGCGCCTCCTCATGACCTCGTAGCATTCCCGCACGATGGCCTCCGCCGCATCGCTGCGCCGCATATTCCAGCTCTGTCGGCTCATGGTCTGCAGGCGATCTGGCTCGTTGAAGATATCGTTGATGGATGTGGCCAACTTTGCACCGGTCAGCTCCGCTTGCGGTAACAGCACGGCGCCGCCGGCTTGAGCCATCACTTCTGCATTCCGCAGCTGATGATTGTAGATGGCCGTCGGCAGGGGGATCAGAATAGCGGGTTTGCCACAGACCGTGAGCTCGGCAATGGTCATCGCGCCGGCGCGTGCCACGACCAAGTCCGCTTCGCGAAGCACGGCAGGCATATCGTAGAGAAAGGGCACCACCTGCGCAGACATTCTCGCCTGCTCATAGGCCGCGACCACTCTGGCATGATCCGCTTCACCCGTTTGATGGGTAATCGTCAGACGTCCCTTCAGCGCGCCGAGGAGCGGCAACGCGTCGATGACCGCGGAGTTAATGGCCTTGGCCCCCTGGCTACCGCCGAAAATCAACAGATGCCACGCGCTTCCGTCCGTGGCGGCACCGGACGCGGAAGATTCTAAAAAAGCTCGGCGCACGGGATTGCCGACCACACTCGTCTTTCGACGATCGAACCATTGCACCGTCGATTCGAATGCCAGAAAAATTCGGCGCACGAGCGGCGCAACGGCTTTGTTCGCCATACCCGGATAGGCATTTGGCTCTAAAATCACTCCAGGGATGCGACGCAGAAACGCCGCGAGCAGCATGGCCGGACTGGTATACCCGCCGACCCCGAACACCAAATCCGCCCCCTGCTGTTTGAGGACACGCAGCGATTGCCACAAGCTGACCGGCAGGGTGAACACGGCCTTTATCATCTCGAGCGGGCTTTTGCCCATCAGTGGATTCGCCGTGATGCACTGTAAGGGAAACCCTTCATGCGCCAACACCTTGCGCTCGATCCCGCGCCTCGTTCCGACGAACAGGATGCGCGTGGAAGGATCACGCCGGACAAACTCCCGTGCCACGGCAATCGCCGGATACAGATGGCCGCCAGTGCCGCCGGCTGCAATCACAATGGTCATTCCGTCACCACGCCCCGCTTCCGCACAGCGCGGGGAGGGCTGCCCTCCTTCCCCCCCTGCCGGTCCCGAGAAATACTCAACAGGATACCCACGCCGAACAGATTGGCCAACAACGATGACCCGCCATAACTCACGAAGGGCAGAGTCAGCCCCTTGGTGGGCAGGAGCCCCGTCACGACGCCGGCGTTGACCAACGCCTGCATGCCGATCAACATCGTAATGCCCATCGCCAGATGGCGGCCGAAGGGGTGACGCGCACGGCCTGCGACTTGAAACCCCTTGATGACAAACAGACCGAACAGCAGCACGATCGTGACGGTCCCCAGCAGCCCCAACTCCTCGCCGACCAGGGCCAGCACAAAATCGGTATGCGCTTCCGGCAGGAAAAAGAGCTTCTGTTTACCTTCCCCCAACCCCACCCCGAAGGAACCGCCGCTTCCGAGCGCCAAAAAGGACTGCGTGATCTGAAAGCCCGCGCCGGAGGGATCCTTCGTGGGGTCCAAAAACATCAGAAATCGTTTCCACCGGTACGGCGACGTCAGGATGAGTGCGGCGACTCCGGTCAGAGCACACAAAGACAAGATGGCGAGGTGTTTGATGCGCGCCCCAGCCAGGAACAGCAGTGTCGCCACCACGAGTCCCATCACCACCACCGTGCCCAGATCCGGTTCCAGCAGCACCAGTCCGCTCAGCAGGCCGATGACGATTAACGGTGGCAGCAAGCCCCGCGCGAACTGGGTAATCTGATCTTGCTTCTTGGTCAGATAGGCCGCGGCATAGATCACCGCCACAAATTTCGCGATCTCGGCCGGCTGGATGTTGATCGGCCCCAGGTGCAGCCACCGGCGTGCCCCCTTGGCCACATTCCCGAGCGACGGAATCAGCACCATCACCAGCAACAGGGTGGCTCCGCAGAGCAAGGGAATCGCTAGCTTCTTCCAGATCGTGTAGTCGATCCGCGAGATCCCGTGCATGACCAACAGGCCGACGGCCAGCCACGCCACCTGACGCTTGAGGAAATACCAGGGATCGTGGAACCGGTTGCCCGCCACCACGGCACTGGCGCTGAACACCATCACCACACCAATCAGCGTGAGCGCCAAGGTCACGGCCAGGAGCGCCGGATCCACCGGTACGCGCTTGGACGTCCGCTGGCTCGACGTCGACCAGGGCAACATCAGTGTGCCGAGTGCATGCTGTCCCATCGTGATGCTGTCATTCCTCCGTGCACGACCGGCTCATGCCGGAAGCGCCTGGACTAACGCTTTGAATTGACGACCCCGATCCTGGTAATCCGCGAACATGTCGAAACTGGCGCAGGCCGGTGAGAGTAAGACCACCTCACCGGGCTGCGCCTCGCGAGCAGCAAGCTCCACGGCATCGCGGAGGGTCGCTGCAGGACGACACCGGTCGAAATTCCCCATCGCCGCTTGAATGCGGCCCGCCGCTTCCCCGATCAAAATCAGTCCCTTCACGCGCTCCCGGACAGCTCCCTCCAGGCGAGAAAAATCTCCCCCCTTGTCGCGGCCACCGGCGATCAACCAGATGGGTTGCTCGATCCCTTCCAGCGCCTTCAGCACCGCATCGACGTTTGTCCCTTTCGAATCATTGACGAACCGGACGCCGCGGCGCTCGCGCACCACTTCCAGGGCATGCTCCAATCCCGGAAACGACCGGAGCACGGCACGGATCGCCTCGATGGAGCACCCGCACAGCAGGCCGTAGGTCACAGCAGCCATCACATTCTCGACATTGTGGAGGCCGATCAGCCGCATGTCGCTTCGGCGACAAATTTCTTCACGCTGCCCACGCACCGTCGTCACAATCAGATCGCCGTCCAGGACCGTGGCACCCGCTACGCCCGACACGGGTGCGCCACCGCGGCTGAATCCGATGACCGTTCCCTTGGTGCGCCCACGAAGCGACGCGACACGCGGATCGTCGAGATTGAACAGGGAATAGTCGCCGGCGGTTTGATGGGCGAAAATCCTCGCCTTGGCGGCCACATAGTCGTCCACCGAGGCATACCGGTCCATATGATCCAGAGTCACATTCAGAATCGACGCGACCCAGGGATGAAACTGTTCGGTTGTTTCAAGCTGAAAACTGGACACCTCGAACACCGCATACTCGTAGGGGGCGGGACTTCCCGGTTTCGCCTGCACGAAGGCCAGCGCGGCTTCGCTGGCGGCAATGCCAAGATTGCCGCCCACAAAGGCACGTTTCCCGCTCTCCTGGAGAAACTTGCCGATCAAGGTAACAGTCGTGCTTTTGCCGTTGGTGCCGGTCACGGCCACGATGGGCACGGTCACAAAGCGGGAGGCCAATTCCAGTTCCCCGATCACTCGAACACCTCTGGCCCGCACGCGATTGAGCGCGTCGAGTTGCGTGGGCACCCCCGGACTGATCACGACGAGATCCACGCCTTCCAATGCGGATTCATACTGCGCACCCACCCGTACGGCGATACCAGACTGATCCAGTTGCGGAAGGATCGCGCGTAACTCTTCCGGCTCTTTCCGGTCGGCCACGGTCACCCGAGCGCCGAGATGCTGTAACAATCGCGCCGCGCCGACCCCGCTCCTGGCTAATCCGACCACCGTCACCTGGAGATCTTTGACGTTCATCGCCACAGTCCTAACGGAGTTTCAGCGTGCTCAAGCTGAGCAGCGCAAGCAAAATCGCAATGATCCACAGACGCACCACCACCTTCGGTTCGTCCCATCCCTTCATCTCAAAATGATGATGAATCGGAGCCATATTGAAGATTCGCTTTCCACGCAATTTGTACGAGCCGACCTGCAGGATGACGGAGAGCGCTTCAATGACGAAGACGCCGCCGACGAGCAGCAACAGGAGCTCGTGCTTACTGATCACCGCCACGGTACCGAGCGCCGCGCCAAGAGGAAGCGAACCCACGTCACCCATGAATACGGAGGCCGGATAGGTGTTGAACCAGAGAAATCCCAAACTCGACCCCAGAATCGCTCCGGTAAATATCGCGATCTCCCCTGCACCTTCGATGTAGGGGATGAGCAGATACTCAGCCATGACGCGATTCCCTGTGACATAGGCGACGATCGTATACGCCAGGGAGGCGATCATGACGGGACCGATGGCCAGGCCGTCGAGTCCATCGGTCAAATTGACGGCATTGGAGCTGCCGACGATGACCAGAATGACGAACACGATATAGAACCAGCCCAGGTCGGGCGTAAAGTATTTGAAGAACGGCACGCTGAGTTTCGTCGTGTAGCTAGGGAGGGTGTAGAGAAACACGCCGATAGCCAGGGCCACCAGAAACTGGCCGGTAAATTTTTGCGCCGCCGAAAGCCCTTTCGATTGGCGCTTGATGAACTTCAAATAGTCGTCGGCGAATCCCACGGCGCCGAACCCCACGGTCGCCACCACGACCAGCCACACATACCGATTGGTCATGTCGGCCCAGAGCAGGGTCGATAACACCACGGCGAAGATGATGAGAATGCCGCCCATCGTCGGCGTCCCGCTCTTGGCCAAATGCCGTTTCGGTCCATCGTCCCGGATTTGCTGTCCGAGCTTGATCTCCTGCAGCTTCCGAATGACCCATGGGGCCATCACGAACGCGATCAAAAATGCCGTGACCGCGGCGTAGATAATGCGGAAACTCTGGTACCGGAACACGTTGAGAAACGAAAACTGTGTGTGAAGTGGATACAGCCAGTTGTATAACATCCTACGGCATCTTTGTTTGCTCTCGAATCAGCGATTCCTCACGGTCTTGTGCCTATTCCTGCTAACAGGCTTTTCGCGCCACCCGCCGCATACCGGTCAGGGCGTCCACGACCTGCTCCATCCGCATTCCGCGCGAGGCCTTGACCAGCACCACATCGCCCTGTCGTACCATCCGTGCCAGGGCCGTCGCCGCCGCGTGGGCATCCGGATGTTCGGTAATCCGATCACCCGGCATCCCGGCTTGGCGCGCCCCTTCAGCCAGCTCTCGACCCAGCGCCCCGCAGGCCAGGAGATGTCCGATCCCCTGCGCGGCCAAAAACGCGCCCACCTCGTGATGCATTCGTTTGGTGTCCGTGCCCAGCTCCAACATGTCGCCCAGGGCCGCAATCGACCGCTTTCCCCGGCCCAGCTCCGCCAGCAGCTGAATGGCCGCCTTCATCGAGGCAGGGTTGGCGTTATAACAATCGTTGATCACCCGCACACCATGGGAGACGCTGATTTGCGATCGCATTGCGGCGGGCCGAAACTTCGCTAACCCTTCGGCGATGGCGGAGCCGGACAATCCCAAGGCATGCCCCACGGCCGCGGCCGCCAGGGCGTTGCTCACATTGTGCTGGCCCTGCGTTCGAATCCGCACCTCCGTTTGCCGGCTCTTCCCGGGCAGAATAAGCCCAAAGACCGTCCCGCCTTTGTCATCGGTTCGAACATTCGCGGCGCGAACGGTGGCCTTGGCGGACGCGCCGAATGCGACCACTCGGCATTGGGCTCGGGACGCGAGATACTCAAAATAGTCGTCATCGGCATTCAACGCCACGGCCCCGTCTTGCGGAAGGTGGTCCAGCAGCTCCGCCTTGGCCTGCGCCGATCCTTCCATACTGCCGAAAAATTCCAAATGGTCCGGCCCGATGTTGGTGATCACCCCGTGGGTCGGCCTGGCGATTTCGCACAATCTTGTCGTCTGCCCCTCTTGATCCACGCCCATTTCAATCACCGCGGCCTGATGACGCGGAGCAAGTTGAAACAGCGTCTGCGGCACGCCGATACGATTGTTCAGGTTGCCTTCCGTCTTCAGCGTCTTCCATCGCTGCGCGACGACATGAGCCACCATTTCCTTCGTGGTCGTCTTGCCGTTGCTGCCGGTGATGGCAATCACCGGAATCGGGAACCGGTTGCGATAGTGCGTGGCCAGCCGCTGAAAGGCTTCGAGGGTATCCCGCACGCTCAGCACAATCGGAACGCCGCCCTGCTTTCGCATGGGGGGCAACTGGTATCCCTCCTGGACAATCGCACAGATGGCGCCCTGCGCGAAGGCTTTCGGCACGAATGCCTGCGCATCAAACCGTTCGCCTTGAAATGCGATGAACAGATCCCCTTTTCGCACCAGCCGAGAATCAGTCACCACGCGCCGGATACGTTGCTTCCGGTCCTGCGGGCTTAACCCTGCCGGGGATTTGGCACTCAGCACTTCGCAGATTTCTTCGACGGTAAATAGTGCCATAACGCCGCGACTGCCCGATTCCCGCATGTGCACCTCCGCTGAGGTTCAGGATCGGAGCGTGCCGATCATCTCACGCGCGATTTCCCGATCATCGAAGTGATGCTTCGTCGTCCCCACGATCTGATAATCTTCGTGTCCCTTCCCCGCGATCAACACCATATCCCCCGGCTTCGCTTCGCGAATGGCGGCTTCGATCGCCGCCCGCCGATCAGCCAGCATGTGATAGCGCACATGGCCTCGGTCCGCGAGCGCCGCCTTCACTCCGATCTCGACCTCACGAAGAATCGCGGCCGGGTCTTCAGTGCGCGGATTGTCTGAGGTCAGAATCACCACATCACTATACTGCACAGCCGCGCGCCCCATTTTCGGACGCTTGGTGCGGTCCCGATCACCGCCGCAACCGAAGACGGTAATGATGCGCCCGGTGCGGAGCGCGTGTGCCGCCGTCAACAAGCGCACCAGAGCATCTTCCGTATGCGCATAGTCCACGACGACGGTAAAGTTCTGCCCGGCTTCGACACGTTCGAACCGCCCCGGCACATTCGAGACCGCCCCTACGGCGGCACGAACATGATCAAGCGTCAACCCTTCATGCAAGACGACGCCGATGGCGGCCAGCAGGTTGTAGACATTGTGCTCCCCGACCAACCGGCTCTGAATCGCGCACGTGCCTGCCGGGCTACGAAGCGTAAAATCCGTCCCCGCGGCCGACATGCGCACATCCTCGGCACGAAGATCCGCCTGCTCACCAAGCCCATAGGTCCAGACAGGCACCGTGCAGGCGTCCTGCAGGCGGCGGCTCCAAGGATCATCGATATTGATGATCGCCCGCTTGCGCTCCTTACGCGCACCAGGCCTCCCCAAGTCCACGAAGAGTCTGCGCTTGGCCTGAAAATACCGTTCCATATCGACATGAAAGTCCAGATGGTCCTGCGTGAGATTCGTAAACACCGCGACATCGAACTCGGAACCGGCGGTTCGATCCAAGGCCAAGGCGTGAGACGACACTTCCATGACGACCGTATCCAACCGCGTCTCGACCATTCGTGCAAATAATTTCTGTAACTCCAACGCACCGGGGGTCGTGTGCGAAGCCGGAATCGACTCTTTGCCCACCAGATAGGCCACCGTGCCAATGAGACCGACCTGCCGATTCGCGGCTTCCAGCATGGTTTTCACGACATACGTGGTCGTGGTTTTGCCGTTCGTCCCAGTCACCCCAATCATTCGCAACGCAGACGAGGGCTCACCGTAAAATCGACTGCCGATTATTCCCAACGCGGCTCGGGAGTCCTGCACGCGAATGGTCGGCGTCGAACCGGTCGCGACCGCGCGCCCCACCACAAGCGCCACCGCCCCCGCAGCCAGCACACGATCCACAAAGTCGTGGCCATCCACACGTTCGCCCTGCACGGCCACAAACAAAGACCCCGGCTCGACCTTGCGCGAGTCATCGGTCAACCCGGTAATCGTAACCAGCTGGTTGCCGCTTCGCTCCAACACGCCAAGTCGTCCCTGAATGGGACTGATCAAGTCGTCCAGCGTCATCTCAGGATTCCACGGCCGCCATCGCCAGCTTGACCGGCTCGTCCACTGCGACACCCAAGTAGTTCAAGACCTGCTCGCCCACGCGACGGAACACCGGCGCCGCTACCACCCCACCCCAGCCCTCGCCACGCGGCTCGTCGATCACCACAATCATCGCCAAACGGGGATCTTCCGCAGGTACGTAGCCGAGAAACGACCCGACCAGGAGCGTAGATGAATACTTGCCGGTACGAGGATCAACTTTTTGAGCCGTGCCGGTTTTACCCGCGACACGAAAACCCGGAATAGCCGCCTTGCCGCCTGTCCCGTTGGTGACCACTCCTTCCAGAAGCGTCGTCAGCGTCCGCGCCGTGTCGGCAGAGATGACGCGCCGTTTGGCTTGCGGCATCGTCTGCGCCACCAATTGCCCCTTGGCATTGCGAATCTCGGACACCACATAGGGCTTCATCAGCACACCACCGTTGGCGATGGCCGAGACCGCCGTCACCATTTGCAGCGGAGTGACGCCGACCTCTTGCCCCATGGAGATGGAGGCCAGCGACCGTTTCCCCCATTGGCGAGGGCCCCGCAACAGGCCTGCAGTCTCGCCCGGCAAGTCGATGCCGGTCTTGTCACCAAAACCAAACTCCTTCAGATAGTCGTACACCCGCCATTCGCCCAGCGCCATGCCGACTTTCGCCGCCCCGATATTGCTCGATTTCTGGATCATCTGCGCGAAGGTCATCCACCCGGCCCGCTCGTGGTCGTGGATGATGGTGTTGGCGATCGCAAATTGACCATTCTCACCGTAAATCATGCTGCCGGGGGTCATCACCTTTTCCTCGAGCGCCGCGGCGGCAATCACGCTCTTCATGGTGGAACCGGGCTCGTACGTGTCGGTCAATGCACGATTTCGCCACCGGTCCGGAACCAACGCTCCCACCGTGTTGGGATCAAACCGTGGGCTCACCGCCATGGCCAGTACGGCGCCGGTCTTCGGATCCATCGCGATCAGCGTGCCCGACTTGGCGTTGGCCCGACTCACCGCCTCGTCCAATTCTTTCTCAGCAATATACTGAATGACTTCGTCAATGGTGAGGGTGAGACTATGTCCGGCTGCAGCGCCTTCTTCATTGAGGCCCTTCGGAAATACTGCCCGCCCCAACGCATCACGCTGCAGCACCACCGCGCGTTTCTCTCCGTGCAGATACTGTTCGTAACGCAGCTCCACTCCTTCGAGGCCGCGATCATCCATACCCGCAAACCCGAGCACATGGGACAGCAACGGGCCTTTGGGATAGAAGCGACGCCCCTCCATCACCACCCCAACACCTTCGAGCCCCAACCGCTCAAGCCGTCGACCCTGCTCCGGATCGAGCTTTCTCGCCAGCCAGACGAAATGCCGTTCCTGCTTCAACTTCTTTTCGAGTTCCGTGGCTTTCACATGCAGAATCGGCGAAAGATTGCGCGCCGCCGCCACGGGATTTCCGAGCGAGGCGGGCACGCCAAACACAGACGGGACATCCATATTCATGGCCAGGACTTTGCTGTTTCGGTCGTAGATCGTGCCGCGCGCCCCCTCCAACGTTACATTTTTCTGGTGCTGCCGATCGGCCTTCACCGTCAACGCCGCAGCCTGCAGCACTTGAAGATTCACGAGACGGACGATCACGAGCACGAAGGCCAGCACGAGGCCGCAGGCCACCACAATCCGGCGACCACGAAAGGACGTCGCTGCCACTACCGCACTCTCCTCGGAACCATATTCCTTGCGATTCGCACCTCACCCTCCGCCGCGATCGGATTCGCCGGCGCTTCCGGCTCGATATTGACGACGACGACCTGCCCCTTTTCCGGTTGCAGCATTCCTAACTTGTCGCTCGCAAGCCGTGCGATCCGCTCGGGCGCCGTCAGCCCAGACAGTTTGACCTGCAGCTCATCACGTTCACGCTCCAGCAGAACCTTCTGCGCTTTCAGCCGCTCGATGTGGTACCCGATGCGGACGATGTCCACTCGTTCCCACACGAAGAGCAAGACCAGCGAGGTGACCGCGGCAAACGCGACGGCTTTCATGGCATACACTCCTTGGCAATCCGTTCCACGACACGCAGCTTTGCACTACGCGATCGCGGGTTATGGTCACGCTCACTCTCCGAAGCCATGACCGGTTTTTTCGTCAACACCGCCACTGACGCCTCGGGCTCAGAGGCCATCGCCCGAAACGTATGCTTCACGATTCGGTCTTCGAGGGAATGAAACGAGACGGCGCAGACACGGCCGCCCGGCACCAGCAAATCCACAGCGTCGCGAAGCGCCGGCTCAATCACGTCCAACTCACGATTCACCGCGATCCGCAGCGCTTGAAACGTCCGGGTCGCGCAGTGAATTCGTCCGTGCCGGTACGATGCAGGCACGGCCCGCTCGACAAGTGCGGCGAGCTCCCAGGTGGTGCTGATGGCAGACTGCATTCTGGCCTGCACAATCGCGCGAGCGATCCTGCGCGAATAGCGCTCCTCACCGAGCTGATAGATCAGGTCGGCCAGCTCCGTCTCCGGAAGGTCGCGCACAAGATCTCCGGCAGTACGCCCTTCACGCTGGTCCATGCGCATATCCAACGGGCCGTCTTCCCTGAAGCTGAATCCCCGTTCCGGACGGTCGAGTTGTGGCGAAGACACACCCAGATCGAAGATCACGCCGTCCACCTGCGACAATCCGCTCTCAGCGACCACGGCTTTGATCTCCGAGAAATTTGCGTGCCGGAGATGAACGCGAGACCGGACATCCCGCAAACGCGAACGCGATTCCGAGAGCGCCGCCTCATCACGATCGATTCCCACGAGCATGCCATTGGGAGCGGTGCGTTCGAGAATCCGAGTCGCAAGCCCTGCATATCCAAGCGTGCAGTCCACGTACACTCCACCGGGTTTGCACTGCAGCCAGAACACGATCTCGTCGACCAATACCGGCTCATGGGATTCGCGAGCAGCATCCATGATCCACTTCCACCCACTTCATCCCACTCATGCGCTGGAGTATACACCCAACCAAATAGCTGTCAACAGATTTTGCCTCTATTTATCAAGAATTTTGTTCGCTTTAGACACAGTGATTTCCAGGAGGTATCTCGTGGCAAAGTTATCCACATTTGGGGATAAATCTGTGGGAAACCACTCCACCATGAACGGAAATTTGAAGCCAGAAATACGAGGCAGTCAGGAGGCGTCCCTCCAAAATCAGGCACATAGCAATACCAGCATTAGGGAAGTTCCAGCAGCTGGAACATGAAGCGGGAATTTGGCAGGAATGACTACGGATACAGCCGATAGAGCAGTCGAGGAAAGGGAATGGTTTCGCGGACGTGCTCGAGTCCGCAGATCCAGGCAACCGCCCGCTCGATCCCCATGCCGAACCCGGCGTGCGGAACCGAGCCGTATCGACGAAGATCCAGGTACCATCGGAATGCTTCGACCGGCAACTGATGTTCGGTGAGCCGCGCCAACAATCTTTCATGGGAATGCATACGCTGTCCGCCGCCGATGATTTCCCCGTACCCTTCGGGAG
Coding sequences within it:
- the rsmH gene encoding 16S rRNA (cytosine(1402)-N(4))-methyltransferase RsmH, which gives rise to MDAARESHEPVLVDEIVFWLQCKPGGVYVDCTLGYAGLATRILERTAPNGMLVGIDRDEAALSESRSRLRDVRSRVHLRHANFSEIKAVVAESGLSQVDGVIFDLGVSSPQLDRPERGFSFREDGPLDMRMDQREGRTAGDLVRDLPETELADLIYQLGEERYSRRIARAIVQARMQSAISTTWELAALVERAVPASYRHGRIHCATRTFQALRIAVNRELDVIEPALRDAVDLLVPGGRVCAVSFHSLEDRIVKHTFRAMASEPEASVAVLTKKPVMASESERDHNPRSRSAKLRVVERIAKECMP